A region of Candidatus Diapherotrites archaeon DNA encodes the following proteins:
- a CDS encoding DUF192 domain-containing protein — protein MIFNKTRKTKIIAKSKVISASWDKLRGLMFEDTKKFDYGLVFVLDSESKIGASVHMMFVFFAIDIIFLDSNRKVVDIAESLQPFTPNYTPKKAAKYFIELPAGKAKGARLGDEIEWE, from the coding sequence CAAAAATCATTGCAAAGTCCAAGGTCATTTCCGCTTCCTGGGACAAACTGCGCGGCCTCATGTTCGAGGACACGAAAAAATTCGATTACGGCCTTGTTTTCGTGCTTGACTCCGAATCCAAAATCGGGGCAAGCGTGCACATGATGTTCGTGTTCTTCGCGATTGACATAATTTTCCTCGACTCGAACAGAAAGGTTGTGGACATCGCAGAAAGCCTCCAGCCGTTCACCCCGAATTACACGCCGAAAAAGGCCGCGAAATACTTCATCGAACTGCCCGCCGGAAAGGCGAAGGGCGCGCGGTTGGGCGATGAAATAGAATGGGAGTAA